A single region of the Thioalkalivibrio nitratireducens DSM 14787 genome encodes:
- a CDS encoding helicase-related protein: MQRPDVDSALGTLKPFQRRTVAHAFRRLFEAPDSTGRFLVADEVGLGKTLVARGIIAKAIDRLWYAVDHINVVYICSNTSIARANLPKLQIGSVSQNGYAQATRLTMLATELALRDNHTSLRDGKVNFISFTPGTSFEMGHSGGHARERRVLYHLLEPLDLDRTGLMHLLQGAVRRTEIWQYKIRHRPLAIDAGIAERFVSAVNDAPGLREDLRQVIETWFTDHRDAYPRKARQRCNQLLSRLRRLLAEVCVRELEPDLIILDEFQRFKALLETRDLDHDPAAELAQHLFNAPTREGHPVRTLLLSATPYKLYTADAEIQHEDHYADFLATTRFLMAGDESKVQQLQARLSRFGTELKRASLEHTDRMLDAKRDVEDSLCAVMSRTERVAASADRDAMVAEPPARPELTPLDVRHFIATDAVFRAVGDHDPMPFWKSAPYPLHFMHGYRVNERLTDALSLSPDKVSTVLRTHRSAFLAKQAFEDWSEIDPGNAKLRELVSSLLDRGLWKLLWIPPTVPYWDLEGPYADKEGLTKSLLFSAWNVVPDAVSAMLSYEAERRMVGGSMDSYLDPDRQQRGLLRLTQTGEGTRNRHRLLLLLLPCLPLADVAHPLGAPFGEERRAWVRARVETLLAQPDLPDPQEGPVDDRWEWMILRLLDPGMDLFLARWRDANEDDVAKPNPEVMSAYLDDLLQLDAAELGRRPEHLAELVTELALGAPGVLAVRSLAPAGLDDLERRFQSVEIAHAFWKLFNRPAVVRLLQQVSGHDPHHEEADNVYWKQVLRYCVQGNLQAVLDEMWHLRWEQHAWNETASTTDTSRLCVADIAEAVEPRPSRVHAQFYQPNGTDNSVTTDQIRIRTVLCLRFGHIRSEDGAFSQDAVRSSFNSPFRPFVLASTSVGQEGLDFHPWCHHLVHWDLPGNPVDLEQREGRVHRYKGHAVRKNVAEQYANEALRQWQPGDDLWHRIFNLAEQQARSMNESDLVPYWIVSGKHRVQRYVPLLPYSKEVEAFGRLKKQLAAYRVVFGQPRQEELLGLLEQADMDAYALQRWAIDLSPPT, from the coding sequence ATGCAACGACCTGACGTCGACTCCGCTCTCGGGACACTCAAGCCCTTCCAGCGGCGTACCGTCGCGCACGCATTCCGGCGGCTCTTCGAAGCGCCGGACAGCACGGGGCGTTTCCTGGTGGCCGACGAAGTGGGGCTCGGCAAGACCCTCGTGGCACGAGGCATTATCGCCAAGGCCATCGACCGCCTGTGGTATGCGGTAGACCACATCAACGTGGTCTACATCTGCAGCAATACCTCCATTGCCCGGGCCAACCTACCAAAGCTGCAGATCGGAAGCGTGTCGCAGAACGGCTACGCGCAGGCCACCCGACTGACGATGCTCGCCACCGAACTGGCGCTGCGCGACAACCACACCAGCCTCCGCGACGGCAAGGTCAACTTCATCAGCTTCACGCCGGGCACCTCCTTCGAGATGGGGCACTCCGGCGGCCACGCCAGGGAGCGGCGCGTCCTCTACCATCTCCTGGAACCGCTCGACCTTGATCGCACGGGTCTGATGCACCTGCTTCAGGGGGCGGTCAGACGAACGGAGATCTGGCAGTATAAGATCCGTCACCGGCCCTTGGCCATCGACGCCGGCATCGCCGAACGCTTTGTCAGCGCCGTCAACGATGCGCCCGGTTTGCGGGAGGACCTGCGTCAGGTCATCGAGACCTGGTTCACGGATCACCGCGACGCCTACCCGCGCAAAGCCCGCCAACGATGCAACCAGCTCCTGAGCAGGCTGAGACGGCTGCTCGCCGAAGTCTGCGTGCGGGAGCTTGAGCCGGACCTGATCATTCTCGACGAGTTCCAGCGCTTCAAGGCGCTGCTGGAAACGCGTGACCTGGACCACGACCCCGCTGCGGAGCTGGCACAGCACCTGTTCAATGCACCGACGCGCGAAGGCCATCCGGTAAGAACACTGCTGCTGTCGGCCACCCCCTACAAGCTGTACACCGCCGACGCGGAAATCCAGCACGAGGACCACTACGCCGACTTCCTCGCCACTACGCGCTTCCTGATGGCAGGCGATGAGTCGAAGGTCCAGCAGCTTCAGGCGCGGCTGTCGCGCTTCGGCACTGAGCTCAAGCGCGCATCGCTCGAACACACCGACCGAATGCTCGACGCCAAGCGCGACGTGGAGGACAGCCTGTGCGCGGTGATGTCACGGACGGAAAGGGTCGCGGCCAGCGCTGATCGAGATGCGATGGTCGCCGAGCCACCGGCCAGGCCCGAACTGACGCCCCTTGATGTCCGCCATTTCATCGCCACCGACGCGGTCTTCCGTGCCGTCGGTGACCACGACCCGATGCCCTTCTGGAAGTCTGCGCCTTACCCACTGCATTTCATGCACGGCTACCGGGTGAACGAGCGGCTGACCGATGCGCTGAGCCTGTCGCCGGACAAGGTCAGCACCGTACTGCGGACGCACCGTAGTGCCTTCCTGGCCAAACAGGCTTTTGAAGATTGGTCAGAGATAGACCCAGGCAACGCCAAGCTGCGGGAACTCGTCTCGAGCCTGCTGGACCGGGGCCTCTGGAAGCTGCTGTGGATCCCGCCGACGGTGCCGTACTGGGACCTGGAGGGCCCCTATGCGGACAAGGAGGGGCTGACGAAGAGCCTGCTGTTCTCGGCCTGGAACGTTGTGCCCGACGCCGTCAGCGCGATGCTGAGCTACGAGGCCGAACGACGCATGGTGGGCGGTAGCATGGACTCCTATCTGGATCCCGACCGGCAACAACGCGGCCTGCTGCGACTGACGCAGACGGGCGAAGGCACGCGAAACAGGCATCGACTGCTGCTACTCCTGCTGCCCTGCCTGCCGCTGGCGGATGTGGCCCACCCCCTGGGCGCTCCGTTCGGCGAGGAGCGCCGCGCCTGGGTTCGAGCGCGTGTGGAGACCCTGCTCGCGCAGCCCGACCTCCCGGATCCTCAGGAGGGGCCGGTCGACGACCGTTGGGAGTGGATGATTCTCCGCCTGCTCGATCCGGGCATGGACCTGTTCCTTGCCAGGTGGCGCGACGCGAACGAAGACGACGTCGCGAAGCCCAATCCCGAGGTCATGTCCGCCTACCTTGATGACCTCCTCCAACTGGATGCCGCCGAGCTCGGCCGCCGGCCCGAGCATCTGGCCGAGCTGGTCACCGAACTGGCGCTCGGCGCTCCGGGCGTGCTGGCCGTACGAAGCCTGGCGCCGGCGGGCCTGGATGACCTGGAGCGGCGTTTTCAGAGTGTAGAGATCGCCCACGCCTTCTGGAAGCTCTTCAATCGCCCAGCCGTGGTTCGGCTGCTGCAGCAGGTCTCCGGCCACGATCCGCACCACGAAGAGGCGGACAACGTCTACTGGAAGCAGGTGCTCCGCTACTGCGTACAGGGCAATCTCCAGGCCGTGCTCGACGAAATGTGGCATCTGCGATGGGAACAACACGCCTGGAACGAGACCGCCTCTACCACTGACACGTCACGCCTATGCGTCGCCGACATCGCGGAGGCCGTTGAGCCGCGCCCCTCGCGCGTTCACGCGCAGTTCTATCAACCGAATGGCACCGACAACAGCGTCACCACCGACCAGATTCGCATCAGGACAGTGCTCTGCCTACGCTTCGGCCACATCCGCTCCGAAGACGGGGCCTTCAGCCAGGACGCCGTCCGCAGCTCATTCAACAGCCCGTTCAGACCGTTCGTCCTCGCCAGCACTTCGGTCGGTCAGGAAGGACTCGACTTTCACCCCTGGTGTCACCACCTGGTGCACTGGGACCTGCCAGGCAATCCCGTCGACCTTGAACAGCGCGAAGGCCGTGTCCACCGGTACAAGGGGCATGCGGTGCGCAAGAACGTCGCAGAGCAATACGCGAACGAAGCCCTGCGCCAATGGCAACCGGGCGATGACCTCTGGCATCGAATCTTTAACCTCGCCGAGCAGCAGGCAAGGTCAATGAACGAGAGCGACCTGGTCCCCTACTGGATCGTCTCAGGAAAGCACCGCGTGCAAAGGTACGTACCCCTGCTGCCCTATAGCAAGGAGGTCGAGGCATTCGGCCGCCTCAAGAAACAGCTCGCTGCTTACCGAGTCGTGTTCGGACAACCGCGCCAGGAGGAACTACTAGGGCTGTTGGAACAGGCGGACATGGACGCCTACGCACTGCAGCGCTGGGCCATTGACCTTTCACCGCCAACATGA
- a CDS encoding phospholipase D family protein yields MDVLRPPAGFRIDHAVLSTYSLDLDVLLALPLAVLAHSDRGVDELMEEPLLLLEALREAGERVHVFVDESGIAIPHTNRALYSLLETSVHPVRSVNGGTFHPKVWVVRFVSDDAPPRFRVAIASRNLTFDRSWDVALVSENAADEQRPVEASADLARFLNTLPELTAQTLDVQRIDVVRALAEDVARTSFPAPQGFRGPIRFHGLGLEDGADTPWQLERKGNGLLAIAPFLSATTLDQLVRLSRPPRTLISRREALDALPPRHREAWDSILVLSESALDEPDDRQTERHSDLHAKLIALEHGHQVTWYVGSANLTHAAFTGRNVEVVAAITGPKGRPGSDKGSGIERFVESGFPRLCEAYRPGEPATEDPKIAAARERLDTARQRLVKGDLRVVCRPEGKAWTWMLEGSVALPEGVSVSAWPVSVNEDHARPLELPLAWPLPMSRLTAFVAFRVEADAAIDDVRMALKLPASGIPDSRVAQVLRTLIDSPQRFLQFLRALLGGLDSMPDWAMGNGGGSWQRHQSDGLDNAPLLEDLVRAASRDPQRLEPLQRLIEDLRATSEGPSIVPDDLYEMWRTIYAAVHHDLDQATPRDSAETTGTSNATT; encoded by the coding sequence ATGGACGTGCTGCGCCCACCGGCAGGCTTTCGCATCGACCACGCCGTCCTGTCGACCTACTCGCTCGACCTCGACGTCCTGCTGGCGCTGCCGCTGGCGGTTCTGGCGCATTCGGACCGAGGCGTCGATGAGCTGATGGAGGAGCCTCTGCTGCTGCTGGAGGCCCTGCGCGAAGCCGGCGAGCGCGTGCACGTCTTCGTGGACGAATCCGGCATTGCCATCCCACACACCAACCGGGCGCTCTACAGCCTGCTCGAAACCAGCGTGCATCCCGTGCGCAGCGTCAATGGCGGCACCTTCCATCCGAAGGTCTGGGTCGTGCGCTTCGTCAGCGACGACGCCCCACCCCGATTTCGCGTCGCGATCGCTTCGCGCAACCTGACCTTCGACCGCTCCTGGGATGTGGCGCTGGTCAGCGAGAACGCCGCCGACGAGCAGCGCCCTGTCGAGGCCTCAGCGGATCTGGCTCGCTTTCTGAACACGCTACCCGAACTGACCGCGCAAACCCTCGATGTCCAACGCATCGACGTCGTGCGGGCACTTGCAGAAGACGTGGCACGGACGAGCTTCCCCGCCCCTCAGGGCTTCCGGGGGCCAATTCGCTTTCATGGCCTCGGGCTGGAAGACGGCGCCGACACGCCGTGGCAACTCGAGCGCAAGGGCAATGGCCTGCTGGCCATCGCGCCATTCCTGAGCGCCACGACGCTGGATCAGCTCGTGCGCCTGTCCCGACCACCACGCACATTGATCAGCCGGCGTGAAGCCCTGGATGCACTGCCACCCCGGCACCGTGAGGCTTGGGACTCGATTCTGGTGCTCTCCGAAAGTGCGCTGGATGAACCGGACGACCGCCAGACTGAGCGCCACTCCGACCTGCACGCCAAGCTCATCGCCCTCGAGCACGGCCACCAGGTGACCTGGTATGTCGGTTCGGCCAACCTTACCCATGCGGCGTTCACCGGGCGCAATGTGGAAGTGGTGGCCGCCATCACCGGACCCAAGGGGCGACCCGGTTCGGACAAGGGATCGGGAATCGAACGCTTCGTCGAGTCCGGCTTTCCCAGGCTGTGTGAAGCATATCGACCGGGCGAGCCCGCTACTGAAGACCCGAAGATCGCGGCCGCACGCGAACGGCTTGATACGGCCCGGCAACGACTCGTGAAAGGCGACCTGCGAGTGGTCTGCCGACCCGAGGGTAAGGCATGGACCTGGATGCTGGAGGGCAGCGTGGCGCTGCCCGAGGGTGTCTCGGTGTCGGCTTGGCCCGTTTCCGTCAACGAAGACCACGCGCGCCCGCTGGAACTGCCGCTGGCATGGCCCCTCCCGATGTCACGACTCACCGCATTCGTCGCCTTCCGCGTCGAAGCCGACGCGGCGATCGATGACGTGCGCATGGCATTGAAGCTCCCGGCCTCCGGCATACCCGACAGCCGTGTTGCCCAGGTGCTTCGCACCCTGATCGACAGCCCGCAACGCTTCCTGCAGTTTCTGCGGGCATTGCTCGGCGGCCTGGACAGCATGCCCGACTGGGCGATGGGCAACGGGGGCGGAAGCTGGCAGCGCCACCAATCTGACGGCCTGGACAATGCCCCGCTCTTGGAAGACCTCGTCAGGGCCGCCTCCCGGGACCCGCAGCGTCTGGAGCCCCTGCAGCGCCTGATCGAAGACCTGCGCGCCACCAGCGAAGGCCCCAGCATTGTGCCGGACGATCTCTACGAGATGTGGCGGACGATCTACGCCGCCGTCCACCACGACCTCGACCAAGCGACGCCGCGCGACTCGGCCGAAACCACTGGGACCAGCAATGCAACGACCTGA
- a CDS encoding DUF6361 family protein — protein MDNAYLHWLDLTAADRDKARKVLDLFNEQGTVDELGLGSLRDVLSNALFPGTSVLHTRLRYVLFIPWVYQQLEARHGNFDVASEARRLEVTLIDALATSDAPEGIIGVHAREAVARLASSAYWAALVHWGLFVPAKSQGWYHAHFHSLRRRRSDYPRTDDPGVIWTQEATWHPRLPPAPDAFPEDAAFALTPEEADFLLGRLEATCNGTLLAWLAREGSSSPAEYLWEDPEALRGPPAICDVVELARRFSRHVEGAPLLYNLLLAELRRTEHDRADDEEWIEHYRDALAEWANREADEDAFDPEALWHFVRLHGAHLPTPQQRFVETWSRRVAMNGPDGVVNDEELRRLIADRERQLKGPRARVVNQGRLLDWRGNVGVGRMQFRWPQVRRLLIDLHKGLGH, from the coding sequence ATGGATAACGCCTATCTGCACTGGCTCGATCTGACCGCAGCGGATCGCGACAAAGCGCGCAAGGTGCTCGATCTGTTCAATGAGCAGGGCACGGTCGATGAGCTCGGGCTTGGCAGCCTGCGCGATGTGCTGTCCAACGCCCTGTTTCCCGGCACCTCGGTGCTGCACACAAGGCTTCGGTACGTGCTGTTCATTCCGTGGGTCTATCAGCAGCTCGAGGCCAGGCACGGCAACTTTGATGTCGCCAGTGAGGCTCGGCGCCTTGAGGTCACGCTGATCGACGCCCTTGCTACCAGTGATGCGCCGGAGGGGATCATCGGCGTCCACGCGCGCGAGGCGGTGGCGCGGCTGGCCAGTTCCGCCTACTGGGCGGCCCTAGTGCACTGGGGCCTGTTCGTTCCCGCCAAGAGTCAGGGCTGGTATCACGCGCACTTCCACAGCCTCCGGCGTCGGCGTTCCGATTACCCTCGCACCGACGATCCCGGCGTGATCTGGACTCAGGAGGCCACCTGGCACCCTCGGCTCCCGCCCGCACCCGATGCGTTCCCGGAAGACGCCGCCTTTGCGCTGACCCCGGAAGAAGCCGACTTCTTGCTCGGGCGCCTGGAAGCCACCTGCAACGGCACCCTGCTGGCGTGGCTTGCCCGCGAGGGCTCCAGTTCACCGGCCGAGTATCTGTGGGAAGACCCGGAAGCGCTTCGCGGCCCTCCGGCCATCTGCGATGTGGTTGAGCTTGCGCGCCGCTTTTCACGGCACGTCGAGGGCGCGCCGCTGCTCTACAACCTGTTGCTGGCGGAACTGCGTCGTACCGAGCACGACCGGGCTGACGACGAGGAATGGATCGAGCATTACCGCGACGCGCTCGCAGAATGGGCGAATCGCGAGGCCGACGAGGACGCATTTGATCCAGAAGCGCTCTGGCACTTCGTGCGCTTGCACGGCGCGCACCTGCCCACACCCCAACAGCGCTTCGTCGAAACATGGTCCCGGCGGGTCGCCATGAACGGACCGGATGGCGTCGTGAATGACGAAGAGTTGCGCCGGCTGATCGCCGACCGGGAGCGCCAACTCAAGGGACCGAGGGCCCGGGTCGTGAACCAGGGGCGGCTGCTGGACTGGCGCGGCAATGTCGGTGTCGGGCGCATGCAGTTCCGGTGGCCCCAGGTACGCCGGCTCCTCATCGATCTTCATAAAGGACTCGGTCACTGA
- a CDS encoding DUF429 domain-containing protein — protein sequence MKPHPTVLGIDSAWTAGQPSGVALVQQRGARWRCVALAPSYLGFMERAAGTETDWSIRRFSGTEPDIPRLLEAARRLAGRPPDLVTLDMPIARTAFSGRRPADQAVSREFGGRGCAAHSPTAMRPGSLGARISQALSAAGYELATTATRFPDSRKVLEVYPHPALLSLLRRSSRIRYKVAKSRKYWPTATVSERIRNLLGEFAAIRDALGEVFEGLTLELPDPERVETLSGLKRYEDALDALVCAWVGAEYFAGRTVPLGDADAAVWCPADVVCVGDQGRRIG from the coding sequence ATGAAACCGCATCCGACCGTCCTCGGTATCGACTCCGCCTGGACCGCAGGCCAGCCCAGCGGCGTGGCGCTGGTCCAGCAGCGCGGGGCCCGCTGGCGCTGCGTCGCCCTTGCGCCGAGCTACCTCGGCTTCATGGAACGGGCGGCGGGCACCGAGACCGACTGGTCGATCCGCCGTTTCTCCGGCACCGAACCGGACATTCCCCGCCTGCTCGAGGCCGCGCGGCGACTCGCCGGGCGGCCGCCGGACCTCGTGACCCTGGACATGCCCATCGCGCGGACTGCATTCAGCGGGCGCCGCCCTGCAGACCAGGCGGTGTCCCGAGAGTTCGGCGGCCGCGGCTGCGCCGCGCATTCGCCGACGGCAATGCGCCCAGGCTCGCTCGGCGCCCGGATCTCCCAGGCCCTGTCTGCGGCCGGGTACGAGCTCGCGACCACGGCCACCAGGTTCCCCGACAGCCGGAAGGTCCTGGAGGTGTACCCGCACCCGGCGCTGCTTTCGCTGCTGCGGCGTTCGAGCAGAATCCGGTACAAGGTGGCCAAGTCCAGAAAGTACTGGCCGACCGCGACCGTGTCCGAGCGGATCCGGAACCTCCTGGGCGAGTTCGCGGCGATTCGCGATGCACTGGGAGAGGTGTTCGAGGGGCTGACGCTGGAGCTTCCGGACCCGGAGCGCGTGGAAACCCTCTCGGGATTGAAGCGGTACGAGGATGCACTCGATGCGCTGGTCTGTGCCTGGGTCGGTGCCGAGTACTTTGCGGGGCGCACGGTGCCCCTGGGCGACGCCGACGCGGCGGTCTGGTGTCCGGCGGACGTCGTGTGCGTGGGCGATCAGGGACGTCGAATTGGCTGA
- a CDS encoding SOS response-associated peptidase has protein sequence MCGRFALHTPRSRIAARYFDLQLPVGDGHARYNVTPGTQITAVLATAEAPVSFALAHWGFRPPWAKESAPTPINIRAEKAATSPYSRSAFAHRRCLVPANGWYEWRRTESGKQPYYITLKDPKRDEVVFFAGLWEPAEKGTDICCAILTEPVSPSFAFIHDRQPVVLDPGCRWQWLDPGLSDRKTLRNVARRQDPERLVAYPVSTRVNRPANDDPALLEPVDDAGGSRA, from the coding sequence ATGTGCGGCCGTTTCGCCCTCCACACGCCGCGCAGCCGGATCGCGGCACGCTACTTCGACCTGCAGTTGCCGGTCGGCGACGGCCACGCCCGCTACAATGTCACCCCCGGCACCCAGATCACCGCCGTCCTTGCCACCGCCGAGGCGCCGGTGTCCTTCGCCCTCGCGCACTGGGGCTTTCGGCCGCCCTGGGCAAAGGAAAGCGCCCCGACGCCGATCAATATCCGCGCCGAGAAGGCCGCGACCAGCCCGTACTCCCGCTCCGCGTTCGCCCACCGGCGCTGCCTGGTTCCGGCCAACGGCTGGTACGAGTGGCGGCGGACCGAATCCGGCAAGCAGCCGTACTACATCACTCTGAAGGATCCGAAGCGGGACGAGGTGGTCTTCTTCGCGGGTCTCTGGGAGCCGGCCGAGAAGGGGACGGACATCTGCTGTGCTATCCTGACTGAACCGGTCTCGCCGTCCTTCGCATTCATCCACGACCGCCAGCCGGTGGTGCTCGATCCCGGGTGCCGGTGGCAGTGGCTGGATCCGGGGCTTTCGGACCGGAAGACGCTGCGCAACGTTGCCCGGCGGCAGGATCCGGAGCGGTTGGTCGCGTACCCGGTTTCGACCCGGGTGAACCGGCCGGCGAATGACGATCCTGCATTGCTGGAACCGGTCGACGATGCCGGAGGCTCCAGAGCCTGA
- the folD gene encoding bifunctional methylenetetrahydrofolate dehydrogenase/methenyltetrahydrofolate cyclohydrolase FolD, translating into MSANIIDGRAIAATHRERIAQEVGTMKAAGLRPPGLAVVLVGDNPASEVYVRNKRRACAQAGIESHSFDLPANTPQADLLALIERLNRDRAIDGILVQLPLPPHIDPETVIEAIDPAKDVDGFHPYNMGRLAVRLPRLRPCTPWGVIQLLQAIGEPFKGRTACVIGASNIVGRPMALELLLAGATTVVCHRFTRDSRALAREADVLIAAAGKPGLVRGDWVKPGATVIDVGINRLEDGSLCGDVDLDTVSGLAAWVTPVPGGVGPMTVAMLLENTLKARAFGENEPQEA; encoded by the coding sequence ATGAGCGCCAACATCATCGACGGTCGCGCGATCGCGGCCACGCACCGCGAACGCATCGCCCAGGAAGTGGGCACGATGAAGGCCGCGGGCCTGCGGCCACCGGGGCTTGCGGTGGTGCTGGTCGGGGACAACCCGGCATCCGAGGTGTACGTGCGCAACAAGCGCCGCGCCTGTGCGCAGGCCGGCATCGAATCGCATTCGTTCGACCTCCCCGCGAACACGCCGCAGGCCGACCTGCTTGCGCTGATCGAGCGGCTGAACCGGGATCGGGCGATCGACGGCATCCTGGTGCAGCTGCCGCTGCCCCCGCATATCGACCCGGAAACCGTGATCGAGGCCATCGATCCCGCGAAGGATGTCGACGGGTTCCATCCCTACAACATGGGCCGGCTCGCGGTGCGGCTGCCGCGGCTGCGCCCGTGTACGCCCTGGGGGGTGATCCAGCTGCTGCAGGCGATCGGCGAACCGTTCAAGGGACGGACTGCCTGCGTCATCGGAGCATCGAACATCGTCGGTCGCCCGATGGCGCTGGAACTGCTGCTCGCAGGCGCAACGACGGTCGTCTGCCACCGTTTCACCCGCGATTCTCGCGCGCTTGCCCGCGAGGCCGACGTGTTGATCGCGGCCGCAGGTAAGCCGGGGCTGGTTCGGGGCGACTGGGTGAAGCCCGGGGCCACCGTGATCGACGTCGGCATCAACCGCCTCGAGGACGGCTCGCTGTGCGGGGACGTCGACCTCGACACCGTGTCCGGCCTTGCCGCCTGGGTCACCCCGGTGCCGGGCGGTGTCGGACCGATGACGGTGGCAATGCTGCTGGAGAATACGTTGAAGGCCCGGGCGTTCGGGGAGAACGAGCCGCAGGAAGCATGA
- a CDS encoding peptidylprolyl isomerase — MADDQPKVAIETNYGRIVLQLDTAAAPTTVANFLRYADDGFYDNTIFHRVIPGFMIQGGGFDPDMRQKPTGDPIENEADNGLKNRTGTIAMARTQDPHSATAQFFINVSDNSFLDHSSKTPQGWGYAVFGSVAEGMSVVSEIERVKTGRVGMHQDVPAQPVIMQSVKRVSGE; from the coding sequence ATGGCTGATGATCAACCGAAGGTCGCGATCGAGACCAACTACGGCCGCATCGTGCTGCAGCTCGATACAGCGGCTGCACCCACGACGGTCGCCAATTTCTTGCGCTACGCCGACGACGGCTTCTACGACAACACCATCTTTCATCGCGTGATCCCCGGTTTCATGATCCAGGGCGGCGGCTTCGATCCGGACATGCGCCAGAAGCCCACTGGCGATCCGATCGAAAACGAGGCCGACAACGGCCTGAAGAACCGGACCGGCACCATCGCGATGGCGCGCACCCAGGATCCGCATTCCGCGACGGCACAGTTTTTCATCAACGTGTCGGACAACAGCTTCCTCGACCATAGTTCCAAGACACCCCAGGGCTGGGGCTACGCGGTGTTCGGCAGCGTGGCCGAAGGCATGAGCGTCGTCAGCGAGATCGAACGGGTGAAGACCGGACGCGTCGGCATGCACCAGGACGTGCCGGCACAACCGGTGATCATGCAGAGCGTGAAGCGCGTCTCCGGAGAATGA
- a CDS encoding UDP-2,3-diacylglucosamine diphosphatase, with translation MSPDGPVLVVSDLHLDRESGPTFDRFLEFLRGPARTAAALYILGDLFEYWIGDDARFDAAEELAGVLARLPLPVTFQHGNRDFLLGAGYAQRAGMQIAPEELRVPFPCGPALLMHGDSLCTADIDYLKFREIVRQPDWQQAFLARPLPERIAEAERLRAASRDAGRQKARDITDVHPNAVTEVLRAHGVSLLIHGHTHRPAIHGLQVDGRPCLRCVLPAWDERPGYLAVDARGPRLLTLDGQDYPSDAGHPPA, from the coding sequence ATGAGCCCGGACGGCCCGGTCCTGGTCGTTTCCGACCTGCACCTGGACCGGGAATCCGGCCCCACGTTCGATCGGTTCCTCGAGTTTCTCCGCGGCCCGGCCCGTACCGCGGCCGCGCTCTACATCCTCGGGGATCTGTTCGAGTACTGGATCGGCGACGACGCCCGTTTCGACGCGGCCGAGGAACTCGCCGGCGTACTCGCCCGTCTGCCGCTGCCGGTCACCTTCCAGCACGGGAACCGGGATTTCCTGCTCGGTGCCGGGTACGCCCAGCGGGCCGGGATGCAGATTGCCCCGGAGGAGTTGCGGGTCCCGTTTCCTTGCGGGCCCGCGCTGCTGATGCACGGCGACAGCCTGTGCACGGCGGACATCGATTACCTGAAGTTCCGCGAGATCGTGCGCCAGCCTGACTGGCAACAGGCTTTTCTGGCCCGCCCGTTACCCGAGCGTATCGCCGAAGCGGAACGGCTGCGCGCCGCGAGCCGCGACGCGGGCCGACAGAAGGCTCGCGACATCACCGATGTTCACCCGAATGCGGTGACCGAAGTGCTGCGCGCACACGGCGTCTCGCTCCTGATCCATGGCCACACCCACAGGCCCGCAATCCACGGACTGCAGGTCGACGGGCGGCCCTGCCTGCGCTGCGTGCTGCCCGCCTGGGATGAGCGGCCCGGTTATCTCGCGGTGGACGCCCGTGGCCCCCGGCTGCTCACGCTAGACGGTCAGGACTACCCGTCCGACGCCGGCCACCCCCCTGCCTGA